The Halorhabdus sp. BNX81 genome includes a region encoding these proteins:
- a CDS encoding MBL fold metallo-hydrolase, producing MADVDFPTPAETAETITPETLKSRIDAGEAVTILDVRMGSEYEEWHIDGDSVETINVPYYEFLDDDISGDVFDSIPDDRTVTVVCAKGEASEYIAGVLKARGYDAENVAKGMNGWAEIYEAVEVEGYDGPGTVVQYQRPSSGCLGYLVVDGDEAAVIDPLRAFTDRYLDDAEDHDADLVYALDTHVHADHVSGIRALADAGVEAVLPAAAIDRGVEDADRLTAAEDGDVFTVGDIEIEAIHTPGHTTGMTSYLVGDALLATGDGLFVESVARPDLEAGDDGAEDAARQLYETLQDRILTLDDDVLIAGGHTSDAAEPAADGTYTAPLGDLRTEMDALSMDRADFVELILADMPPRPANYVDIIETNLGRKQIDDEEAFTLELGPNNCAASQDSLAGD from the coding sequence ATGGCTGACGTCGACTTCCCGACACCGGCGGAGACAGCGGAGACGATCACCCCGGAGACCCTCAAATCCCGGATCGATGCCGGGGAGGCAGTCACGATCCTCGACGTTCGAATGGGCAGCGAGTACGAGGAGTGGCATATCGACGGGGACTCAGTCGAGACAATCAACGTGCCGTACTACGAGTTCCTCGACGACGATATCAGCGGCGACGTCTTTGACTCGATCCCCGACGATCGAACGGTTACGGTCGTGTGTGCGAAGGGGGAGGCCAGCGAGTACATCGCGGGCGTATTGAAAGCGCGTGGCTACGACGCCGAAAACGTCGCCAAGGGGATGAACGGCTGGGCGGAGATCTACGAGGCCGTCGAAGTCGAGGGTTACGACGGCCCTGGAACGGTCGTTCAGTATCAACGACCGTCCAGTGGCTGTCTGGGCTATCTCGTCGTCGACGGCGACGAGGCCGCAGTGATCGATCCGCTCCGTGCGTTCACTGATCGGTATCTCGACGACGCCGAGGACCACGATGCGGATCTCGTCTACGCACTGGATACCCACGTCCACGCAGACCACGTCTCCGGGATCCGTGCGCTCGCAGACGCGGGGGTCGAGGCAGTCCTGCCAGCGGCGGCGATCGACCGCGGCGTCGAAGACGCAGACCGTTTGACTGCCGCCGAAGACGGCGATGTCTTCACCGTCGGCGACATCGAGATCGAGGCGATTCACACGCCGGGCCACACGACCGGGATGACCTCCTACCTCGTGGGGGACGCGCTGCTCGCGACCGGGGACGGCCTGTTCGTCGAAAGCGTCGCCCGGCCGGACCTGGAAGCTGGCGATGATGGTGCCGAGGACGCCGCTCGGCAACTCTACGAGACATTGCAAGACAGGATCTTGACGCTCGACGACGACGTGCTGATCGCCGGCGGGCACACCAGTGATGCCGCGGAACCGGCCGCCGACGGCACCTACACCGCGCCGCTTGGTGACCTTCGTACGGAGATGGACGCCCTCTCGATGGACCGAGCTGACTTCGTGGAGTTGATCCTCGCGGACATGCCGCCCCGGCCGGCCAACTACGTGGACATCATCGAAACGAATCTGGGCCGTAAACAGATCGACGACGAGGAAGCGTTCACGCTGGAACTCGGTCCGAACAACTGTGCGGCCAGCCAGGATTCACTCGCCGGGGACTGA
- a CDS encoding inorganic phosphate transporter gives MEPATIALFGVATVSSLGMAWVIGAGSSGATPFAPAVGANAISTLRAALVVGVLGFLGAVTQGGNVSEAVGSGLIKGVSLPPTGVIAVLLIGAGLMAIGIKTGYPIATAFTVTGAVIGVGLAMGGDPAWAKYGEIGALWVLTPIGGGAVAFGIARTLPRPDVPEDVSVPILAALVGAVVVNLEFAFLGSVGGTIATAGGRVMPAGRSLSVPLVTALAAVASALVVRWDIARDLTGGLRRFLLALGSLVAFSAGASQVGLAVGPLVPLFEGQSMVPTFAILLGGGFGMLVGSWTGAPRMITALSQEYASLGPRRSIATLVPSFLIAQIAVLLGVPVSFNEIIVSGIVGSGLAVGGADVSGRKLGVTVLAWIGSLAVALGLGYGVATLFVAR, from the coding sequence ATGGAACCTGCCACGATAGCGCTGTTCGGCGTCGCGACCGTCTCGAGTCTCGGTATGGCCTGGGTGATCGGGGCCGGCTCAAGCGGCGCGACACCCTTTGCGCCCGCCGTGGGTGCCAATGCCATCTCGACACTCCGGGCGGCCCTCGTCGTTGGCGTCCTCGGATTTCTCGGCGCGGTGACCCAGGGCGGCAACGTCTCCGAGGCCGTCGGCAGTGGACTTATCAAGGGCGTCAGCCTCCCGCCGACGGGCGTCATCGCAGTCCTGTTGATCGGAGCAGGGCTGATGGCGATCGGGATCAAGACCGGCTATCCGATCGCGACCGCCTTCACCGTGACCGGGGCGGTGATCGGCGTCGGCCTCGCGATGGGGGGCGATCCGGCCTGGGCGAAATATGGGGAAATTGGCGCGCTGTGGGTCCTGACGCCGATCGGCGGCGGGGCGGTCGCCTTCGGGATCGCACGGACGCTCCCACGTCCGGACGTGCCCGAAGACGTGAGCGTGCCCATCCTGGCCGCGCTCGTCGGCGCAGTGGTCGTCAATCTGGAGTTCGCCTTCCTCGGCAGTGTCGGCGGGACGATCGCGACTGCGGGCGGGCGCGTGATGCCAGCCGGTCGCAGCCTCTCTGTCCCGCTCGTCACGGCGCTCGCCGCCGTCGCGAGTGCACTCGTCGTCCGATGGGATATTGCCCGCGACCTGACCGGCGGACTCCGGCGATTCCTGCTCGCGCTCGGATCGCTCGTGGCGTTCTCGGCCGGCGCGAGTCAGGTCGGCCTGGCCGTCGGGCCGCTGGTTCCCCTGTTCGAGGGGCAGTCGATGGTCCCGACGTTCGCCATCCTGCTGGGCGGCGGGTTCGGCATGCTCGTCGGGTCCTGGACCGGCGCGCCCCGGATGATCACCGCCCTCTCCCAGGAGTACGCCTCGCTGGGTCCACGGCGCTCGATCGCGACGCTTGTCCCCTCCTTTTTGATCGCCCAAATCGCTGTCCTGCTCGGCGTTCCGGTCTCGTTCAACGAGATCATCGTCAGCGGCATCGTTGGCAGCGGCCTGGCCGTCGGCGGAGCCGACGTCAGTGGACGAAAGCTGGGGGTGACTGTCCTTGCGTGGATCGGCTCGCTCGCGGTGGCGCTGGGACTCGGATACGGTGTCGCGACACTGTTCGTGGCGAGATGA
- a CDS encoding lactate utilization protein, whose protein sequence is MSQKENYIAETEIDASLDELPDDETIEEAVANLEANGFDVAVVDSAADALETIQSHIPAGSTVMNGHSTTLEEIGFTEYLSEGDHEWESLPDEIWSIDDDADRQAARRESQTAEYFLGGINAVTQNGELVAADRSGSRIGAYPFAAGNVVIVSGVNKIVADLDAAFERLESVAYPLENERAQDAYGVESAIAKQLIFRQELEDGRTTVVLVREQLGY, encoded by the coding sequence ATGTCGCAGAAAGAAAATTATATAGCCGAAACCGAGATCGACGCATCGCTCGACGAACTCCCCGACGACGAAACCATCGAGGAGGCGGTGGCGAATCTCGAAGCCAACGGCTTCGACGTTGCGGTCGTCGACAGCGCCGCGGATGCCCTCGAAACGATCCAGTCGCACATTCCGGCGGGATCCACCGTGATGAACGGCCACTCGACGACCCTCGAGGAGATCGGATTCACGGAGTACCTCAGCGAGGGCGACCACGAGTGGGAGAGCCTTCCCGACGAGATCTGGAGCATCGACGACGACGCCGACCGACAGGCCGCACGCCGTGAGTCCCAGACAGCCGAGTACTTCCTCGGCGGGATCAACGCGGTCACACAGAACGGGGAACTAGTAGCGGCCGACCGTTCGGGGAGCCGAATCGGTGCCTATCCATTCGCCGCCGGGAACGTCGTCATCGTCAGCGGTGTGAACAAGATCGTCGCTGACCTCGACGCCGCGTTCGAGCGGCTCGAATCCGTCGCCTATCCCCTGGAGAACGAACGCGCCCAGGACGCTTACGGCGTCGAAAGCGCCATTGCCAAACAGCTCATTTTCCGACAGGAACTCGAAGACGGGCGAACGACCGTCGTCCTGGTTCGCGAGCAGCTCGGATACTGA
- a CDS encoding sulfite exporter TauE/SafE family protein, protein MELFGLAASMLLLFVGFGFMVGVLFGFFGMGGSFLVTPALMIMGFETTTAVGSGMAFVFGTAVIATLKHRDLGQVDYKLGGLMIVGTTAGIEVGRIGLYFLQDQGLAGLIVGVTYVVLLGGVGLFVTRNALKEGEESSDDHHDADAEIDPDDIPDIAKKIQSYTVPPMMTIGGGIKVSLWMVLGVAFATGLLSGFLGVGGGFIRMPAMFYLIGVPVPIAVGTDLFEIVFSGGLGSFLYGLEGGVDLSIVAPLLAGSALGARIGSTATSLVDESEIKIYFGLMLVGGSIAVALRQVGNATGIDALQVVSFGLIMLAALAVGSAVIYSAVSALREDPESADVAPAD, encoded by the coding sequence ATGGAACTGTTCGGACTCGCCGCGAGCATGCTACTGCTGTTCGTCGGCTTTGGCTTCATGGTGGGCGTGCTGTTCGGCTTTTTCGGGATGGGCGGCTCCTTCCTCGTCACGCCAGCGCTGATGATCATGGGCTTCGAGACGACCACGGCTGTCGGGAGTGGGATGGCCTTCGTCTTCGGGACAGCCGTCATCGCGACGCTGAAGCACCGTGATCTCGGCCAGGTCGACTACAAACTCGGGGGGCTGATGATCGTCGGGACGACTGCTGGCATCGAAGTCGGTCGGATCGGCCTCTATTTCCTCCAGGATCAGGGACTGGCCGGCCTCATCGTCGGCGTCACGTACGTCGTCCTGCTGGGCGGAGTCGGGCTGTTCGTCACCCGGAACGCGCTCAAAGAAGGCGAGGAGAGCAGCGACGACCACCACGACGCTGACGCGGAGATCGATCCGGACGACATTCCGGACATCGCGAAGAAGATCCAATCCTACACTGTCCCGCCGATGATGACAATCGGCGGCGGCATCAAGGTCTCGCTGTGGATGGTACTCGGCGTCGCCTTCGCGACCGGGCTGCTCTCAGGATTCCTGGGGGTCGGCGGTGGCTTCATCCGGATGCCAGCCATGTTCTACCTGATCGGCGTGCCCGTCCCGATCGCCGTCGGGACCGACCTCTTCGAGATCGTCTTCTCGGGCGGGCTGGGCTCGTTCCTCTACGGACTGGAGGGCGGCGTCGACCTCTCGATCGTCGCGCCGCTCTTGGCGGGGAGCGCGCTCGGCGCTCGAATCGGGTCGACAGCCACCAGCCTGGTCGACGAAAGTGAGATCAAGATCTACTTCGGGCTGATGCTCGTCGGGGGCTCGATCGCGGTCGCGCTCCGCCAGGTCGGCAACGCCACCGGGATCGACGCCCTCCAGGTCGTGAGCTTCGGGCTCATCATGCTCGCCGCGCTCGCGGTCGGGAGTGCCGTCATCTACAGTGCAGTCAGCGCGCTTCGGGAAGACCCCGAATCGGCTGACGTGGCACCGGCGGACTGA
- a CDS encoding YeeE/YedE thiosulfate transporter family protein, with protein sequence MFPDPIVLSLFETLFPEGIARYAIGGLFVGLGTAVIYAATAIAPGASTFLESTLTFVSDRSRFQQYRATRDWRIVFTVGIVLGAAVYALIWQGEVWTTDVQPWRLLAGGILVGIGTRIGKGCTSGHGVCGIGSRSKTSLIGVITFLGVAIATAQVVMALGVSP encoded by the coding sequence ATGTTCCCGGACCCGATCGTCCTGTCGCTGTTCGAGACGCTGTTCCCCGAAGGAATCGCCCGCTACGCCATCGGCGGGCTGTTCGTCGGTCTCGGGACAGCCGTCATCTACGCAGCCACCGCCATCGCCCCCGGCGCGAGCACGTTCCTCGAATCGACGCTGACGTTCGTCTCGGATCGATCGCGCTTCCAGCAGTACCGCGCCACGCGTGACTGGCGGATCGTCTTCACCGTGGGGATCGTCCTCGGGGCAGCCGTCTACGCCCTCATCTGGCAGGGCGAGGTCTGGACGACCGACGTCCAGCCCTGGCGGCTCCTGGCCGGCGGGATCCTCGTCGGGATCGGCACACGCATCGGCAAGGGCTGTACGTCCGGACACGGCGTCTGCGGGATCGGCTCGCGCTCGAAGACGTCGCTGATCGGCGTGATCACCTTCCTGGGGGTCGCGATCGCAACGGCCCAGGTCGTCATGGCGCTGGGGGTGAGCCCCTGA
- a CDS encoding PAS domain S-box protein has protein sequence MVETIRVLLVAGSVDAETPPATALERVDDRLAIESVPDADAGVDALAASGYHCVVASDDIPDTTGIEFFEAVRADHPDLPFVLITDVDSPAAASEAISAGVTDYVRRPDGPDAYSELATRIVTAVEQRRQRRAGDSPPSLSTAAGGARLAELERTEARFEALTGQTTLGVLTIDEDSIIQYANDAITELFGYTPGELVGESLHTIMPERFHDEHTAAISRYLEAGQRQLDWDWIELPGRHRDGTEIPLGISFGETTIDGDHRFTGIVRDISERKEQERQREATVDLLQQLYEITADTDRSFEQKVTRLLELGCEHLDLAYGFLSQIKPGPNGDLESGTQRIVYAHGDHALLQPGETCPLSEAYCRKTIQADDLLVIADAVEAGWESDPAYEVFELGSYVGGKVVANGELYGTFCFASSEPREQPFTDAEQTIVRLMSKWVGYELEHGLVTTELERQNERVDEFASVLAHDLRNPLNVAVGRLDLLRTECNSDQLDDVADALDRMDALIDDVLTLAQGGQTVTETGAVELSTIAAESWETVKTERATLRTEGNVTLQAERSRLRQLLENLFRNSIDHVGEDVTITVGDVENGFFVADDGPGIPEEERVDVFESGFTTAEDGTGFGLAIVREIVQAHDWTITVTESESGGARFEIMTGT, from the coding sequence ATGGTCGAGACGATCCGCGTCCTCCTCGTCGCGGGCAGCGTGGACGCGGAAACCCCGCCGGCGACGGCTCTCGAACGTGTCGACGATCGGCTCGCCATCGAGAGTGTGCCGGACGCCGATGCTGGAGTGGACGCTCTCGCCGCTTCCGGGTACCATTGTGTCGTCGCCAGCGACGACATCCCTGACACGACCGGAATCGAGTTCTTCGAGGCCGTCCGGGCGGACCATCCAGATCTCCCGTTCGTTTTGATCACTGATGTGGACTCCCCGGCCGCCGCTAGCGAGGCGATTTCCGCGGGCGTGACGGACTACGTACGGCGGCCCGATGGGCCGGACGCCTACAGCGAACTTGCAACGCGGATCGTCACCGCCGTCGAGCAGCGTCGACAACGACGAGCGGGCGATTCCCCACCTTCGCTCTCCACGGCTGCGGGCGGCGCGCGTCTGGCAGAACTCGAGCGCACGGAGGCCCGCTTCGAGGCGCTGACCGGGCAGACAACGCTTGGCGTCCTGACTATCGACGAGGATAGCATTATTCAGTATGCGAACGATGCGATCACAGAATTGTTCGGCTATACGCCAGGGGAACTGGTCGGCGAGTCACTCCATACCATTATGCCCGAACGGTTTCACGACGAGCATACGGCGGCGATCTCTCGGTATCTCGAAGCCGGCCAGCGCCAACTCGACTGGGACTGGATCGAACTGCCGGGTCGCCATCGCGACGGGACGGAAATCCCGCTGGGCATCTCCTTTGGCGAGACGACGATCGACGGCGACCATCGCTTTACCGGGATTGTCCGTGATATCTCCGAACGGAAAGAACAGGAGCGCCAGCGCGAGGCGACGGTCGATCTGCTCCAGCAACTCTACGAGATCACGGCCGACACCGACCGGTCGTTCGAACAGAAGGTAACCCGATTGCTCGAACTGGGGTGTGAACATTTGGATCTCGCGTATGGCTTTCTCTCCCAGATCAAACCGGGACCGAACGGTGATTTGGAGTCCGGAACACAGCGGATCGTCTATGCACACGGCGATCACGCGCTCCTCCAACCTGGAGAGACGTGTCCGCTCTCCGAGGCATACTGTCGCAAAACGATACAAGCCGACGATTTACTCGTGATCGCTGACGCCGTCGAAGCCGGATGGGAAAGCGATCCCGCCTACGAGGTGTTCGAACTGGGTAGTTACGTTGGTGGCAAAGTCGTTGCGAACGGTGAACTGTATGGCACGTTTTGTTTTGCCTCGAGTGAGCCGCGCGAGCAACCGTTCACCGACGCCGAGCAGACCATCGTTCGATTGATGAGCAAGTGGGTTGGTTACGAACTCGAACACGGCCTGGTCACCACTGAACTCGAACGCCAGAACGAGCGCGTCGACGAGTTCGCCAGCGTCCTGGCCCACGACCTGCGAAACCCGTTAAACGTGGCGGTGGGACGTCTCGACCTGCTCCGGACGGAGTGTAACAGCGACCAGCTGGACGATGTCGCGGACGCCCTCGATCGGATGGACGCGCTGATCGACGATGTCCTGACGCTTGCACAGGGCGGCCAGACCGTCACCGAGACGGGAGCCGTTGAGCTATCGACGATCGCCGCGGAGTCCTGGGAGACCGTCAAGACGGAGCGAGCGACGCTTCGAACGGAGGGGAACGTAACTCTGCAGGCCGAACGGAGCCGGCTCCGACAGCTCCTTGAGAACCTCTTCCGCAATTCGATCGACCACGTCGGCGAGGACGTGACTATCACCGTCGGGGATGTCGAGAACGGGTTTTTCGTCGCGGACGACGGGCCGGGCATCCCAGAGGAGGAGCGCGTGGATGTCTTCGAGAGCGGTTTCACGACCGCCGAGGACGGCACCGGGTTCGGCCTCGCGATCGTCCGGGAGATCGTCCAGGCCCACGACTGGACGATCACGGTCACCGAGAGCGAGTCCGGCGGTGCCCGTTTCGAGATCATGACCGGGACGTGA
- a CDS encoding cryptochrome/photolyase family protein, with amino-acid sequence MTVWVLGDQLATEHGPVAERPDEPVLLIEAHSFAERLPYHPHKLVLVFSAMRHFRDVLRERGREVRYYRTETFGDGLNAYFEAYPDDEVTLMRPAGGGIDRVRALVGDAGGRLEVVANDLFCCSRESFDEWTAGKDSDGYRHEHFYRYMRRETGYLMEDGDPVGGEWNYDEDNRETPPDDWTPPTAPAFDLDEITRDVDSWVANRFDGSYDEAPYGGSWADPEPFRWPVTRQQALEALADFCEHRLAEFGPYQDAMRRESWAMSHSLLSTSLNLGLVHPREVIERAIDTYERGEAPLNSVEGVVRQVLGWREFVRHVYRRERDELGTANQLNATELLPTFFWTGETDMACLADVIDGVRRRGYSHHIERLMILSNFATTFGIDPQALNRWFHAAYVDAFHWVTTPNVVGMGTFASDVLSTKPYAASSNYVDRMSDYCGDCPYYKTKTTGENACPFNALYWDFLGRNEDRLRSNHRMGLVYSHWDDKDDQERDAIRDRAASIRQQARTGDL; translated from the coding sequence GTGACTGTCTGGGTCCTGGGAGATCAACTTGCAACCGAGCACGGGCCCGTCGCGGAGCGTCCCGACGAACCGGTCCTGCTAATCGAGGCCCACTCGTTTGCCGAGCGCCTGCCATACCATCCCCACAAGCTGGTGCTGGTGTTCAGCGCGATGCGACACTTCCGGGACGTGCTCCGCGAGCGCGGGCGGGAAGTGCGCTATTATCGGACGGAGACCTTCGGCGACGGACTCAATGCGTATTTCGAGGCGTACCCCGACGACGAAGTGACGCTCATGCGGCCGGCCGGCGGTGGGATCGACAGGGTACGGGCGCTCGTCGGCGACGCCGGCGGCCGCCTGGAAGTCGTTGCGAACGATCTGTTCTGTTGCTCCCGGGAATCCTTCGATGAATGGACGGCTGGCAAAGATAGCGATGGCTATCGCCACGAGCATTTCTACCGGTACATGCGCCGAGAAACGGGATATCTGATGGAAGACGGCGATCCGGTCGGCGGCGAGTGGAACTACGACGAGGACAACCGCGAGACGCCGCCCGACGACTGGACGCCACCCACGGCACCCGCATTCGATCTCGACGAGATAACTCGCGACGTGGATTCGTGGGTGGCCAACCGCTTCGACGGCAGCTACGATGAAGCGCCCTACGGCGGCTCGTGGGCCGATCCGGAGCCGTTTCGATGGCCGGTGACGCGTCAGCAGGCACTCGAAGCGCTCGCGGACTTCTGTGAGCACCGCCTCGCGGAGTTCGGTCCGTATCAGGATGCAATGCGACGCGAGTCGTGGGCGATGAGCCACTCGTTGCTCTCGACCAGCCTGAATCTCGGGTTGGTTCACCCTCGCGAGGTTATAGAGCGGGCGATCGACACTTACGAGCGCGGCGAGGCACCGCTCAATAGCGTCGAGGGGGTCGTCCGGCAGGTACTTGGCTGGCGGGAGTTCGTCCGGCACGTCTATCGACGGGAGCGCGACGAGTTGGGAACCGCAAATCAGTTGAATGCGACCGAACTGCTCCCCACGTTTTTCTGGACCGGCGAAACCGACATGGCGTGTCTCGCCGACGTGATCGACGGGGTTCGCCGTCGCGGGTATTCACACCATATTGAGCGCCTGATGATCCTCTCGAACTTCGCGACGACGTTCGGAATCGACCCCCAGGCACTCAATCGCTGGTTCCACGCCGCCTACGTCGACGCCTTTCACTGGGTGACGACGCCCAACGTCGTCGGGATGGGTACGTTCGCCAGCGATGTCCTCTCGACGAAACCCTACGCGGCCTCAAGCAACTACGTCGATCGGATGAGCGACTACTGCGGTGATTGTCCGTATTATAAGACGAAAACGACTGGCGAGAACGCGTGTCCGTTCAACGCACTCTACTGGGACTTTCTGGGGCGCAACGAGGATCGCCTCCGGTCGAACCACCGGATGGGACTGGTCTACAGCCACTGGGACGACAAGGACGATCAGGAACGCGACGCCATTCGCGACCGGGCCGCGTCGATTCGACAGCAAGCGCGTACTGGCGATCTATGA
- the rpl12p gene encoding 50S ribosomal protein P1 encodes MEYVYAALILNETGEEINEDNLTNVLDAAGVDVEESRVKALVAALEDVDIDEAVEEAAAVPAATGGSAGGEVEADDEADDEADEADEADAAEEEEAGDDEDDDASGEGLGELFG; translated from the coding sequence ATGGAATACGTTTACGCAGCACTCATCCTGAACGAGACGGGCGAAGAGATCAACGAAGACAACCTGACGAACGTACTCGACGCGGCCGGCGTCGACGTCGAGGAGTCCCGCGTGAAGGCCCTTGTGGCCGCACTCGAGGACGTCGACATCGACGAGGCCGTCGAAGAGGCCGCCGCCGTCCCCGCAGCAACGGGTGGCTCGGCCGGCGGTGAAGTCGAAGCGGACGACGAGGCCGACGACGAAGCTGACGAAGCCGACGAAGCGGACGCAGCTGAGGAAGAAGAAGCCGGCGACGACGAGGACGACGACGCCAGCGGTGAGGGCCTCGGCGAACTCTTCGGCTAA
- a CDS encoding universal stress protein, with protein MKAVYATDLSEASEATIANETCLACLDRIGIEEFHLVTVVPSNVHSGMPGMNFEKRRQRALDRYRKTFEDAGFGVETHVVRGTPHRRINGIAESVGASLSIVGSRGSSPLENRLIGSTARNLARTSVTPLLVNRIQRATEDPAVLEDHLFERMLYATDFSENAQEAFEAFSYLRYATKEATLVHVRTPADPDLDAAPREQLDELADQLAEWDIETRIAVRDGDPVEEILAAEGEYDPTTTLVGSRGHSRLRRLLLGSVSEDVVAKADGNVLVVPPKRVA; from the coding sequence ATGAAGGCCGTCTACGCGACAGACCTCTCGGAAGCGAGCGAAGCCACGATCGCCAACGAGACCTGTCTCGCTTGTCTCGACCGGATCGGCATCGAGGAGTTCCACCTCGTGACGGTCGTGCCGTCGAACGTCCACTCGGGCATGCCTGGAATGAACTTCGAGAAGCGCCGACAGCGTGCGCTCGATCGCTATCGGAAAACCTTCGAAGATGCCGGCTTCGGCGTCGAAACCCACGTGGTCCGTGGGACGCCACATCGTCGTATCAACGGGATCGCGGAGTCAGTCGGTGCGAGCCTCTCGATCGTCGGCTCGCGGGGATCGAGTCCGCTGGAGAACCGTCTGATCGGCTCGACGGCCCGCAATCTCGCCCGGACGTCGGTGACACCGCTGCTCGTCAACCGGATCCAGCGGGCGACCGAAGATCCGGCCGTGCTCGAAGACCATCTCTTCGAACGGATGCTGTACGCAACGGACTTTTCGGAGAACGCCCAGGAGGCCTTCGAGGCGTTCTCGTACCTGCGGTACGCGACGAAGGAGGCCACGCTGGTACACGTCCGGACGCCCGCCGATCCGGATCTGGATGCCGCCCCTCGCGAGCAACTCGACGAACTGGCCGACCAACTCGCGGAGTGGGACATCGAGACGCGGATTGCGGTTCGGGATGGCGACCCAGTCGAGGAGATCCTCGCCGCCGAAGGGGAATATGACCCGACGACGACGCTGGTCGGCTCGCGCGGCCACAGTCGGCTCCGGCGACTCCTGCTCGGGAGCGTCTCCGAGGATGTCGTGGCAAAGGCAGACGGCAACGTGTTGGTCGTGCCGCCAAAGCGCGTGGCCTGA
- a CDS encoding DUF6691 family protein, translated as MAGANGPDGGRHPLFMPVILVGGLLFGFGLAASKMARPEVVLDFLQLTDLGLLFVMFGAAVVSGLAFAVLPRLRERAPLTGDTYGRRLKSFDRNVLLGGAIFGVGWGISGICPGSAYASVGIGNWPILIAIAGMFIGAYLQGVWRSRTN; from the coding sequence ATGGCGGGCGCGAACGGACCTGACGGCGGTCGGCATCCGCTGTTCATGCCCGTGATTCTGGTCGGGGGCCTCCTCTTCGGATTCGGCCTCGCTGCGAGTAAGATGGCCCGGCCCGAGGTCGTCCTGGATTTCCTCCAGCTAACCGATCTCGGCCTGCTGTTCGTGATGTTCGGCGCGGCGGTCGTCTCCGGACTCGCCTTCGCGGTGCTTCCACGGCTTCGCGAGCGTGCGCCGCTGACCGGCGACACCTACGGCCGTCGACTGAAGTCCTTCGACCGGAACGTCCTTCTCGGCGGGGCCATCTTCGGCGTCGGCTGGGGCATCTCGGGCATCTGCCCGGGTTCGGCTTACGCGAGCGTCGGGATCGGCAACTGGCCGATTCTGATCGCGATCGCCGGGATGTTCATCGGCGCGTACCTCCAGGGCGTCTGGCGATCACGAACGAACTGA